A stretch of DNA from Globicephala melas chromosome 19, mGloMel1.2, whole genome shotgun sequence:
GGCTCCTTCCGTGGGTTCCCGGCGCTCAGCCAGAAGAACTCACCTTTCAAACGGCAGCTGAGCCTACGGCTGAATGAGCTGCCATCCACGCTGCAGCGCCGCACTGACTTCCAGGTGAAGGGCACAGGTGAGCCTGGGGCTCAGCAGGAGGGAACATCGGGATCAATGCCACTGTCTGTTGTAAGCAAGATAGAGAAGAGGTGGTACACaccatgattttgttttttaacatctttattggagtataattgctttacattgttgtgttagtttctgctgtataacaaagtgaatcagctatatgtatacctatatccccatatcccctccctcttgcatctccctcccaccctccgtatcccaccactctaggtggtcacaaagcaccgagctgatctccctgtgctatgcggctgcttcccactagctatctgttttacatttggtagtgtatatatgtccatgccactctctcacttcgtcccagcttaaccttccccctccccatgtcctcaagtccatcctctacgtctgtgtctttattcctgtcttgcccctaggttcttcagaaccattttttttttttttttttttagatttcatatatatgttagcatatggtatttgtttttctctttctgacttacttcactctgtatgatagactctgggtctatccacctcactacaaataactcaatttcgtttccttttatggttgagtaatattccattgtatatatatgtgccacatcttctttatccattcatctgtcgatggacacttaggtcacaCCATGATTAATTAGCACTGCCTGCCACAGGCAAAGGAGTGGAGCAACATGTGAtcaattagcaatgtctgccatcagtctgggagaggagagaggtagTGTAAGCTGTGATCGATTAGCAATGTCTGCTCCAGGCAAGGGATAGCAAAAAAGTGGCGTAACTCACGATCAGTTAGTACTGTCTGCTGTAGTTAGGGACATGAGAGCAGTGGCATATGTCATGATTGATTAGCAAGACGTCCATGggcaagggagaggagagaagctgCCCAGATGCCATGTTTTTGCTcaagaggagactgaggcaccaTAGGCTAATGCTCCCTCCAAGCTTTTGGCCAGTAGAGCCATGAGATCTGGCCAGGTCAAGGATCCAGGTTCAGAGGAAAGAAGAATTGTGATTAACAATGTCTGCCTAGGGCAGGGAGAATAGAGTGATGACAGACATCATGATCTCCTTACAGTGTCTGACTTGAGCAAGAGAAAAGAGCGAGGTGGCACACCACATGACTGATTAGCAAAGTTTGCCATGGGCAAGCGAGAAGAGAGAGCAGGAGTATTATGTTTTGCCCAAGAGATGACTCTCAGAATTTGGCTTATGGAAACATGAGGTGAAGGGCACAAGTGAGCATGGGGATCATGGGGTCAGGGTGCATAGTGATGGATTCGTGATGTGGCTTCTGGGTAAAGGATTGTGCAGAGGCAGCACCCATCATCACCGATTAGCCATGTCTTCGAGGGAAGATGGAATTGCAAGGACCAGTCCTTTCTTTCAGCATTTGGCCAGTAGAGCCACAGGGCTCTACTGGTGAGGGGTAAGGTGAGCAAAGAGTTCAATGGGAGAAAAGCATCATGTTTGATTACTAATGTCTGCCATGGACcgggaaaaggagagagatggcATAGGTTgtgatttaaaaatgtatgccatgggaaaaagggaggagagaggtggCATGGAACTATGGTTTGCCCGAGGGAGACAGGCAGGAGAGCTGCCTTTCCTCCCAGCTGTCAGTGAAGTCATGTGGTCTGGCCGGCTCTCCTGCTTCCATATGCCAAATCCGAGACACCTACCCCTTGTGGCCCTGGGGACTGGTGTGGGAGGTGTTGATCTGTATCCAGGAGGCCGGGCTACTGCAAAAGGTGACTGCTGAGCAGATGCCAATGCTCGTTGAGAATGACGCACGCTCACTCCATGTTGTGCAGCACCCCAGGTACTGCACGCGCCCTCAGATCTGCTGTCCTCATTAAGTAACCTGCCATTAAGCACACCCCCAGGGCTGCCACACCTGCTCCCTGAGAGGTGGCAGGCACCCCAGACTTCATTTAGGAGCCTCGCGTGCCTGTAGCCAGTTGCCCACTTGCTTGGATGTAACTTGCCGCACAAAAATTTCATGGACTCACGCAGATGTCCCACTCCACTGCGGGTGTCACACACACTTAGTCACACACTTAGTCATGGGCAATCAAAAATCACACACACTCGGAAGTTGCAGGACCAGGTGTTACCATTACACACACTTAGAAAGCACGTATCcaatacaaactactgtatatgaaatagataaacaacaaggccctactgtatagcagggaactatattcaatgtcctgtaataaaccataaaggaaaagaatatgaaaaagaatatatatatatgtatgtatgtataactgaatcactttgccgtacacctgaatctaacacaacattgtaaaccaactatatttcaataaaaaagaaggaaagaaagcacatATCCAGGTGTCCCATTCAGAAATCACACACACAGCTTAACACACGCTCACGAACGACACACCTGGATTCACACAAACTTGTGTGAATCACAAGTCACATAGGCTAATTCATGCCGAATTCCGTACATCACGCAGGCAGATTGGCTCACGCTGGGGAATCACACTCGGATGCCACAACCTGGATTTCAGTCACACTCAGATGCCACCCCCCAGAAGCTGCACACCCATTTGGACCAACAGGCACAGTCATCATAGACATGACCTGGAAGCCACCCACTGTCCCACCTGGGCAGCCCCACGTCACACCTGCTGACTCCTACAGCTAGTTTCTTTCTGACGCTCATAGGAGCATCACACACACTCCCTTGGAGATAGCCGCTCGCTGAGCTGTCACAGGCACTTGTCACACGCCACACTTGACGGTCCTCTTGTTTATTTGGATGGTGCCTTTTCTCATCCTAAGCCCTCACGAGGCCACCACACCTGCTCAGCGTGTCCTGTCTTGCAGGCACAGGTGCATCTCTGCCCTCATGACATATGTTATGGGCCAGGCCTCGTGGGGCCCCACTTCCGCACTCAGAGCAAGACAGCTGATCCCCAGAGTGACCAGCAGCGTGGGCAATATCCATTCTGACTAGTCGGTGCTCTTGCCATACGTGTGgttgaacatttttcatttatttttttggccgcgccacgcgGCCTGTGGAATCTTGGtcccctgaccagagatcgaacccgggctgtggcagtgaaagcaccaagtcctaaccactggaccgcccagggaattccctgaacatattttaaaattaatgtatattggtaagcatttaaaatatttcttctggtTTGCGGCTACATACAGCTCTTGAGGTCCTCCTTGGGTTGGGATCCCTGTGACTGTCTGCCATCAGATGTCACACACTACTTGGCTGTCGTACCACTcagatgccacacacacacacgtgtgcgcaGTTACCACTTTTGTGGCCGTGGCCACTTAGTGACTGCAGAGTGGACCCACCAACCCACACACCTTGTGAGGGCCACCTGCGGGGATGGGGTCAAGGGCAGAGCCTGGGCCTGTTCGCTGACCTCCACCCTTCCCTGACTTCCCAGTGCCTGAGATGGAACCTCCCAATGCCAGTGACAGCGACAGCATCAGCGCCCTGTGTACACAGATCAGCTCATCTTTTGCCAGCGCTGGAGCGCCAGCACCAGGGCCACCGCCAGCCTCAACAGGTAAACTCAGCCCTTCTCTTGGGGCAGATGCCCTGCAGTGCCCCTCCTGCATCCCCCTGCTCCTTTCAGGGCTACTGCAGAGACTCTGGGAATCTTGGAATCCCACAGGCTTAGAACCATGGATCATCTTAGAACCACGGGGTTGTCTCAGAGCCGCGGGTTCATCCTAGAACCACGAGATAACATAAGAATTATGGGGTCACCTTAGAACCGTGGAATCAGTTTTTAAACCTTGCTGTCTTAGAACCATAAAATCTAGAAACCTACAGCCTTTGAATCACAAGATATTAGAACCTAACAGATTTGGAGCCAGGAAACCTTGGAATCTTACAACCTTAAAAGAGTGCTCTCTGAGAAAACAGTGCCAAGGAACCACCTTAGAGCCACGTGCTTATCCTAAACACGTGGAAGCACCTTGGAATTACAAACAATGTAAATTTAGAACTCTAGCGTCTTAGAAAACACAAACTTAAAAACACTGAAACTTACCCACTATGTTAGAAGAGTACTCTCTGAGAAAAATCCATGCAATCTTAGAATCTTAGCCTCCTATGACAATACAGTGTCAAAATATTAGAGCCAAGggtgatattaaaaaatatttaataacaggTTTGCTACTGACCAATCAGAAGGGAAGCCGGCCTGGGTGATTGTCAGTCGTGCCTATACTTTTCATCTTAGGACCTTAGAATCTCAGAAGTGAATTTTCATAGCACTGCATGACCTGTGGTCCAGGATGGTCAAGCCATTTGCCCAAAGCCCATGCAGCTAATGAAGAGCAGAGCTGGGTGCAAGGCGGCAAGGCAGCCCGGTCCAGAGTCTGATCCCCAGCCTGGGGTTCTCTCTGCTGCAGCCCATGCCCCCTAActgcccctctcctctctccagggACTTCTGCCTGGGGTGAGCCCTCCGCGCCCCCTGCAGCTGCCTTCCAGCCTGGGCACAAGCGGACCCCTTCGGAGGCCGAGAGGTGGCTGGAGGAGGTGTCCCAAGTGGCAAAGGCGCAGCAGCAGGCAGCCTCGGTGCCTGCCGTGCCCCCCGGCCTGCAGCCCTTCCCCGCCCCCGTGGGGCCCTTCGACGCCGCGCCTGCCCAGGTGGCCGTGTTCCTGCCGCCTCCACACATGCAGCCCCCTTTTGTGCCCGCCTACCCGGGCTTGGGCTACCCGCCCATGCCCCGCGTGCCCGTGGTGGGCATCACACCCTCACAGATGGTGGCCAACGCCTTCTGCTCAGCcgcccagctccagccccagcctGCCACCCTGATTGGGAAGGCTGGGGCCTTCCCACCCCCTGCAGCACCCAGCGCCCCTGGGGGCCAGGCCCGTCCTCGCCCCAATGGGGCGCCCTGGCCCCCAGAGCCAGCGCCCGCCCCGGCCCCTGAGTTGGACCCCTTTGAGGCCCAGTGGGCAGCGTTAGAAGGCAAACCTGCTGTAGAGAAGCCTTCCAACCCCTTCTCGGGCGACCTGCAGAAGACCTTCGAGATTGAACTGTAGCCCGAGTCACCCCATCATCTCCAGGAGCCCCCACACCTGGGAGTGGAGGCCCAACCTCTCCCCAGTCCTGCTCCCTGGGGCTGCACCCTCCTGACGACCTCTCTAACCCTTCTCTCGACCACCTCCCACGACCAGTACAGAACCGACATTGTGACGCCCAGGTTGCGATAGGATGGAATTCAGGGACGGACCCAGCCTGGCTAAGGGACCCATTTCTCTGCCAGACTTAGGCTGGCATGGCCCCCTCTCCCCGGAACCCAGACACAGGGGGATGGCCACAATCCCACCGAGTGCCCTCGGTTCCAGCTGTATTTCCCAGTTTCTGTTGTTGACCTTCTACCTTCCAGTATTGGgtgggatggaggagggatgCCCACCTGGGGGCCCTCCTCGGCCCCAAACGAGTGCCCACCCCAAGTTTGGTcattccccccgcccccataCACAGCACAAACAAAGGGCTTCCTTCTGCCCACCTGCTGCGTTCACTGCCAATGCTGTGCTCACCCctaccacccctcccctccccttggggGCCCACATGTTCTTTGGGCCAGGGTCTCATGGGGGTAGGGGGCCAAGTTGGGGGCCCAGGAGGCAGgtaggggggaaggggaaggggaagaagatgCTCAGTTACCTCACGTCGGTGCCCGCTGGGGAGGGGTccgggaagaaggaagggggtgCCTGGCGGGTACTTTTCTATCttttatttccagatttttttgtATCTAAACTTGCAGATTTGTATTATACAAGGACAGCCAATAAAGGAAGAATATAATGGTGCCCCTCTAGAAGGCAGGGTGTGTGTGCAGCGGGGATGGCGTGAAGACAGAGCCTTTCCTCCTGAGTCATCTCCTAAAACCAGAGGGAGTAAAAAGGGTCTCCCTGCATATTCACCTCTGAGTCGTAGCATGGGAGCAGGTAACACTGACCCAGCACTCAAGAAGTGGGTTATTAATGGGTACCCCAAATTAATCACTCCATTTCTGATTCTTATAGATTTTGAAacaaggaattaaaaaaacatataatctGCTGCTAATAActtcagtattaaaattttaaataattacgtTTGGAGTAGCATATCTTCGAGCTGGCGAATTCACGTTTCAGCAACTGCATTTTCCATAACTTAGGCCAAAGCGTCATCTGACGTGGCAGCCCGTTTTTAAGTCTCTCTGTTGTTTCTTGGGTTCCTTGATACCATCtacaaagttatatatttttaaatatataaattatatgtgtaATTCTTTATGGCTCTCTAAAATGATGAGATTGGTTTCATGAAACCCAATATTATATCCCCATTGGACAGATCAGGAAGTTGAgtcacttacccaaggtcacacatctgaTTAGTGggggagctgggattcaagcccagCTTCTGGTCGACCTCAAGGCCAGTCACTGAACCACCAGGCTGTGAGGGAACAAGCCTAGGGTCTGCCCTCAAGGGTTTACATTACAGCCCATCAACCGGCTGGATCCTGGACTAGGGGACCTGTGACAGATGGCTCGCCAGGGCAGCAAGGGGGTCcccagggcctctcactgttgtggcctctcccgctgcggagcacaggctctggacgcgcaggcccagcggccatggctcacgggcccagccgctccgcggcacatgggatccccccagaccggggctcgaacccgtgtcccctgcacctgcaggcggactctcaaccactgtgccaccagggaagcccgagccacGCTTTCTGAATCCAAGCCCTTGCAGATGtcatttcctctgcctgaaacccCATTCCTGACACTGCACCTTTTCCCAGAAGAATGCTActcgttcctttttttttttttttttgtattgcagTTTGCATTATTTTCCCCCAATAATAGAATGTCCTGGATGCCATTTCATACAGATGAGTCACATATAGATCTGTGTCACCTCTCTTTTAACACTTCATAGGATGCTACTCATTCTTCAGGCCTCAGCTCAAATATCTCCCCTTCTTAGAAGTGGAGCCTCTTCCAAGGCCCCGCCCCCATCCAATCCTTTGAAAGCTCTGTGACCCATCAGGCTGAGTCAGGAGCCCTCTGCTCCGCTTGGCTCCCACAGGGCCCTGTACTTCCCGCATACCGGCCCTAACTcctctgtttcccccagcccaggcctgacCATTCTGGGCGGTCACTATCTGGCCCCCCACTGGGCTGTGAGTGAGGGGTGGGTCTGGGGCTGTCACTTTGGTGTTCAGGCACAAGGCCAGAGAAGAGGCAGTCTCAGCAATTCACCGCTACAAACGGCTGGCGAGTGAGAGGGGCAGAAAAGGCCTAGGACTTGGAGATGATTCGAACTACTGGACTGATGGAGCAACAGGCCACGCAGCACACAGAACGTCAGGGACAGAGTCGAGACCGTGTTCCATGCCAGAGGCTAATCTTTACACAACACCATTCTTCGCTGTGCCCAGAGCAGTCTTCCTCAGACACCCTCCGtgcccatcccaccctccccacacacacacacgcacaccagtCCCTGGGCCCGCGGAGCTCCACGGATCCCTTATCTCCCGAGGACCTCCCACGGACTACTCTTAGCCAGTTTCCCCATCTTCCCTCCCACGCCCGATGGAAACTCTCGCTCTTCACGGCGCTTCCCTCTCCACAGAGACCATGGATCTGGGATTAACCTCCCACTCTCACTTGCCCCAAGCTTCGGCTCTCTCAGAATGCACCCGAGGACGCGGAGTTAACGTACCAGCCCAACCCAGCGGCCTCGTCCCAACTAACGCCACGTGAtgcactccccccgccccccccccacccagggctTGCTTAGGGCGACGTCCAGCTCAGGCAGCTGCAGCGCCCCCTTCCTGGTTCGCTTTGGAAAGCTCCGCCCCACAGGCGTCTCCTCGCCAGGAACCACCCCGGGCGGCGAGGACTATTTCGGAACCTTCCACGCCAGACTGCGCCTAGCGCCCCGCCCTTTCCGGAGCTCTTTGGAAAGCTCCGCGCTGCGGCCTCCCGGGGACCAAGAACCGACACCGCCCTACTGACAATGTGCTGCTCCCCGGGGTGCTTCCGCCACCCTACGAAGGGCCACTCGCCGCCCGTGTTGCCTCTGTCTCTTCGGAAACATTCCCCCGACAAACAACCCCCCGCCCTCAAGGCGCCGCTCGGACCTCGGGCTCCTGCAAGACCAAGGGGATCACGGTAGAGTCTCCCCGAGCGCAGTAGAACAGCACCCCCGTGTGGCCCTGTCCTCCAGAACCCGCGGAATGGCCGGATTCTTGGGCTGCAGCAGAGACCCACCAGACCTATGCTAAGGtagaaaaagtgtttaaaaaaaaaaactagcgtCACAGTCATGGACAACATCATCCTTCAGGGTCTGGCTCAGGCGTTCACTCCGCTAGGAAGTGCTCTCTGATTCCTCCCATCTGCATCTCCGACGTCCCCCCTGTGCTTCCCCTATCCTGGCCCTGACCCCTGTGCCTGTGTCTCCTCCATCCATTCTGGCCCTGACCCTCTGGGCTGTCACTGGGCCTGTGAAGCCAGGGGCAAGAGCTCTCTTAGtcaccactgtgtccccagcatcgccCAGGGCAGCACAGAGTAAGGTTCAGACGACCTGCAGGGCACCTCCTAGGGAGCATCATTCATTTAGTCCCTCACACATATTTTGCTTAGTTTTG
This window harbors:
- the NUMBL gene encoding numb-like protein isoform X1 gives rise to the protein MNKLRQSLRRRKPAYVPEASRPHQWQADEDAVRKGTCSFPVRYLGHVEVEESRGMHVCEDAVKKLKAMGRKSVKSVLWVSADGLRVVDDKTKDLLVDQTIEKVSFCAPDRNLDKAFSYICRDGTTRRWICHCFLALKDSGERLSHAVGCAFAACLERKQRREKECGVTAAFDASRTSFAREGSFRLSGGGRPAEREAADKKKAEAAAAPSAAPGPAQPGHVSPTPATTSPGEKGEAGTPVAAGTTAAAIPRRHAPLEQLVRQGSFRGFPALSQKNSPFKRQLSLRLNELPSTLQRRTDFQVKGTVPEMEPPNASDSDSISALCTQISSSFASAGAPAPGPPPASTGTSAWGEPSAPPAAAFQPGHKRTPSEAERWLEEVSQVAKAQQQAASVPAVPPGLQPFPAPVGPFDAAPAQVAVFLPPPHMQPPFVPAYPGLGYPPMPRVPVVGITPSQMVANAFCSAAQLQPQPATLIGKAGAFPPPAAPSAPGGQARPRPNGAPWPPEPAPAPAPELDPFEAQWAALEGKPAVEKPSNPFSGDLQKTFEIEL
- the NUMBL gene encoding numb-like protein isoform X2 — protein: MNKLRQSLRRRKPAYVPEASRPHQWQADEDAVRKGTCSFPVRYLGHVEVEESRGMHVCEDAVKKLKAMGRKSVKSVLWVSADGLRVVDDKTKDLLVDQTIEKVSFCAPDRNLDKAFSYICRDGTTRRWICHCFLALKDSGERLSHAVGCAFAACLERKQRREKECGVTAAFDASRTSFAREGSFRLSGGGRPAEREAADKKKEAAAAPSAAPGPAQPGHVSPTPATTSPGEKGEAGTPVAAGTTAAAIPRRHAPLEQLVRQGSFRGFPALSQKNSPFKRQLSLRLNELPSTLQRRTDFQVKGTVPEMEPPNASDSDSISALCTQISSSFASAGAPAPGPPPASTGTSAWGEPSAPPAAAFQPGHKRTPSEAERWLEEVSQVAKAQQQAASVPAVPPGLQPFPAPVGPFDAAPAQVAVFLPPPHMQPPFVPAYPGLGYPPMPRVPVVGITPSQMVANAFCSAAQLQPQPATLIGKAGAFPPPAAPSAPGGQARPRPNGAPWPPEPAPAPAPELDPFEAQWAALEGKPAVEKPSNPFSGDLQKTFEIEL